The genomic DNA CCAGGCATCGCCTGCCTATCATGCACTCAAAGATTTTGACTGGTTCATCGGTTCCTGGGTGGCTGAAGAAAACGGAGTCAAGCTCGAGTCGAACTGCCGCTGGATTGCAAATAAGACTTTCATCGAGCGACGACACTCGGCGACACATCACGATGGATCAAAAAGTGAGGGCTTGCAGATTATCGGCTGGAATCCGTATGCCGGCCATATCCAGTCGTGGGATTTCAGTTCCAACGGCGGAAATGCTGCCGGTGTCTGGCTTCCAACAGAAGGTGGTTGGACAGGGGAAATGCAAGGCGTCGCCGGAGATGGCAGCGTGACTTCGGCAGTCAATTATCTCATCCGACTTGATGACAACGCTTATGTCTGGAGATCGACTGATAGAACACGTGGAGGCCAATCCCTTCCTGAGGCCGATGAAGTCGTCATCAGGCGATCTGTTCCCGTCGAATAAATTCATCGAAATGAACACACATTTTGTTACTTCAAAGAAAGTCAAACCCATGGTTCGACAAGCATTTCCTATCGTCCTGATGTCGATGCTCATTGCGTGTCTCTCTCTAGACGCTTGCTGGGGGCGAGGCTTTGGCGGCGATGACCGTACTGACGGTGGAGGTTTTCGTGGTGGTGTCGGTGGGGACGATCGGGGTGTAGACGAACGTGCCGACCTGGATCGTGAAGATGGGGATCGTGAAGGCGGGGATGACTCAGAAGCCAGAGACCGAAATGTTTCCAATTATGAAGCCGCGGGTGGTTCAGTGGATCGCTCTCAACTCAACACCTACCACGGCCTTCCCTCAGACAGTGGAACCAATCATGTGAATTACACGAACCGATCGAACGTTTATGCCCGACCAAACGACTACAATGTCAACCGTGAAGCCGTAAAAGGACCGTATGGTGGCTACGCGGCTGGTGGAAGTGTCACTGGTCCAGATGGTAATACCGCTTATCGAGGAGCGGCGGTTGGCCCTAACGGAGGAACTGCAGCAACACGGGGATACGATGGCGCGAATGGTGTCGACTCCAGGCAAAGTGCCGCCGTCGGCCCTTATGGAAATGCAGTCGCTGGAACGGCTGTGCGAGGACCTAATGGTGGATATGCTGCAGGTCGAGCTTATTCGGGACGTTACGGCGTGGGTGCTGGTTACGCAGCAGCGACTCCAGCCGGTCGCTATGCAGCGGGTGCTGCTGTTCGCTCGAATTTCAATCACTGGGGATACTACCGAACGGGCTGGTATGGCGAGCATCCTGGAGCATGGTATGCAAGAGGCTGGGCAGCAGATTCTGCCTGGCGATGGGCCACATGGGATTCCGTTAGTTCCTGGATGGCATACGAAGAGACGACTCCCATTTATTACGACTATGGGAACAACATCACCTTCGAAAACAACAATGTCTACATGAATGGACAGCAGATTGCGACCGCGAATGTGTATTACAATCTTGCAAAAGAACTGGCCATGTCTGGAGTGAATGCTCAGGTTTCCAGTGATGATCAATGGATGCCTTTGGGAGTTTTCGCGTTGAGTCAGTCCGATTCGCAGCAATCCGAAATCACGCTGCAAATCGCTGTCAATAAAGCAGGTATTATTCGTGGAAATGATACGAATGATCCAACGAACCAGACACACATCTTACAGGGAGCTGTCGATCGGAAAACTCAGCGAGCAGCTTTTATTGAGGGAACAAATTACGCGGATGTCTTCGATATTGGTCTATGTAACCTGACGAAGGATGAAGCACCGATTCTCTTACACTTTGGGCCTGGAAAGACTGAGACCTGGCAACTGACCCGTCTGAAACAACCCGGCAATCAGCAATAACTACCACGAACTGCCCACTCTGAACATGACTGGATTAAGGATTATAACATGACTGCATTTATTCAAATTGCACGTGGCACTATTCGCCCGTTATTTCTTTCGATCGCTTTTGTCACAATGCTTACCGGCAATTGCCTGGCTCAGAAATCGCCCCCAACTGGGTCGCCAGCTGCGACTACCACAATTGATGGGAAACAACTTCCCGCTCCCGATCCGAAATTTGGTGGCGTTATCAAACCGGATGCTTTGCAATCGAAGCCTTGGTGGGCACCGAGAATTGTTCCTCCCCAAGATGCCCCTAACGTACTGCTCATCATCACCGATGACTCTGGATTTGGTGTGCCGAGCACCTTCGGCGGTGTCATTCCGACTCCTGCGATGGATCGTGTTGCGAATAGTGGCCTGCGATACAATAACATTCACTCGACAGCGCTTTGTTCACCCACCCGTGCGGCACTGATCACAGGACGCAATCATCATTCG from Rubinisphaera italica includes the following:
- a CDS encoding protocadherin is translated as MVRQAFPIVLMSMLIACLSLDACWGRGFGGDDRTDGGGFRGGVGGDDRGVDERADLDREDGDREGGDDSEARDRNVSNYEAAGGSVDRSQLNTYHGLPSDSGTNHVNYTNRSNVYARPNDYNVNREAVKGPYGGYAAGGSVTGPDGNTAYRGAAVGPNGGTAATRGYDGANGVDSRQSAAVGPYGNAVAGTAVRGPNGGYAAGRAYSGRYGVGAGYAAATPAGRYAAGAAVRSNFNHWGYYRTGWYGEHPGAWYARGWAADSAWRWATWDSVSSWMAYEETTPIYYDYGNNITFENNNVYMNGQQIATANVYYNLAKELAMSGVNAQVSSDDQWMPLGVFALSQSDSQQSEITLQIAVNKAGIIRGNDTNDPTNQTHILQGAVDRKTQRAAFIEGTNYADVFDIGLCNLTKDEAPILLHFGPGKTETWQLTRLKQPGNQQ